GGCCTTAACCTGATCCAGCACATTCAACTGCAATTCGGGGTCAATATTTGCAAGAAATACGTAATCTTCCTGACTATAATCATCTGGTATTACTGGGTCAAAGGTTTCAAAAACGTTCAGGTATGTACCCAATGTTAGCGGCTCGTTAAGATCGTATCCATATCGACCTTGCCATCTGAATGTCTTTCCCTGAGCCTTTTTAACGCCATGTAAGTTGATATTATACGATTCAAACATTTTTAGATGGTCATCAGGAAAATCCTCGCCAACGACTGCAACAATTTTAACCCCGGTAAAGTTACTCGCTGCGATGGAAAAATAGGATGCGGAACCACCGAGGATTCCCTCCCTTTTACCAAAAGGGGTCTCGATATCATCCAACGCAATTGAACCAACTACCAATACACTCATTAGATATAATCTCTAATCAACGGATCAAGTTTTTCTCTCACTGCATCGCTTATAGAATCTTTTGAAGTTAGGATAGCACTCTGGAGTGCCTTAGAACATATACAATTTCTATTTTCATCTATAATCTGCACAACTTCTCTAATAACTTCTTTTGAGAGTTCCGAGTTTTTTTCGAGTATTTCAAGAATATCTTCAACCGATACGTCGTCATGGCCATCCCGCCAGCAATCATAATCACTGGAAAGAGCCAATGTCGCATAACAAATCTCGGCCTCGCGGGCAAGTTTTGCCTCGGGCATATTAGTCATCCCAATCACATCGACTCCCCATTTCCTGTAAATAAAACTCTCGGCCCTGGATGAGAACTGGGGACCCTCTATACAAATATAGACCCCGCCTTTGTGCACCGTAGCCCCCAATTTTATAGAAGCCTCATATAGATTATCCGAAAGCACGGGACAGACAGGATCAGCCATTGAAACATGGGCGACCAAACCATCGCCAAAGAAGGTTGATACCCTGTTTTTGGTGTTATCATAAAATTGATTCGGAACAACGATATGGCCAGGAGCGATCTCTTCTTTCATACTGCCTACGGCACTCACTGAAATTATAAAATCAACTCCAAGCTTCTTAAGTGCATAAATGTTGGCACGATAGTTGATTTCAGAAGGAATTATATGATGACCCCGTCCATGTCTGGGTAGAAACACCATCTTGGTATCACCCAATTTCCCAACCACCAAATCGTCCGAGGGATATCCCCAAGGGGTCTCGATCCCGATAGATTCAATTTCCCTCAATCCGTCTAATTTATAGAGTCCACTTCCACCTATTACACCTATCG
This genomic interval from Thermodesulfobacteriota bacterium contains the following:
- the mtnP gene encoding S-methyl-5'-thioadenosine phosphorylase, yielding MKTIGVIGGSGLYKLDGLREIESIGIETPWGYPSDDLVVGKLGDTKMVFLPRHGRGHHIIPSEINYRANIYALKKLGVDFIISVSAVGSMKEEIAPGHIVVPNQFYDNTKNRVSTFFGDGLVAHVSMADPVCPVLSDNLYEASIKLGATVHKGGVYICIEGPQFSSRAESFIYRKWGVDVIGMTNMPEAKLAREAEICYATLALSSDYDCWRDGHDDVSVEDILEILEKNSELSKEVIREVVQIIDENRNCICSKALQSAILTSKDSISDAVREKLDPLIRDYI